The following nucleotide sequence is from Nothobranchius furzeri strain GRZ-AD chromosome 6, NfurGRZ-RIMD1, whole genome shotgun sequence.
cacaaatggacccagaatgatgtgaaattgtgcttcgtgcaacataattctgggtgccatttacaaaccataagtgctaatgactccattgctttttgtggttgtaggggctgttgattggagtactctaaaacaaacctgatctctctaggacattcagaagccaagttataagcccacaaatgtatacctggactacttctttaaagtgacaccaggcctgttgacctttgggacatggtttgaccccctataggaatgtgcgatcatcatgaaacgttcagatcacttacaactcaatagattctaccttcttgtaacgtttcagcctgattggaccttgtttttacacaaatgaacccagaatgatgtgaaattgtgcttcgtgcaacataattctgcgtgccatttaaaaaccataagtgctaatgactccattgctttttgtggttgtaggggctgttgattggagtacattaaaacaaacctgatctctctaggacattcagaagccaagttataagtcaacaaaggtgtaactggactacttctttaaagtgacaccaggcctggtgacctttgggacatggtttgaccccctataggaatgtgcgatcatcatgaaacgttcagatcacttacaactcaagagattctaccttcttgtaatgtttcagcctgattggaccttgttttcacacaaatggacccagaatgatgtgaaattgtgcttcatgcaacataattctgggtgccatttacaaaccataagtgctaatgactccattcctttttgtggttgtaggggctgttgattggagtacattaaaacaaacctgatctctctaggacattcagaagccaagggtaccactttacaataaggctcccttatAATTGGCTAATAAATGGTTTATAAATGTCTTATTAATCCATCTATAATGCCTTATATATGACTAATAAACatttattatgcattaattaagGGTGAAAAAGACACTAAACTTACTAGTTTCTTGCCAAATAGTGAACCAAATCTGTTGACTTATGTACTTTATCTAGACTTCatatattaaacatttcaaactaagaaACTACCTTTTAAGCACTATTAGCATTTGTAAACAAGGTTTTGGGCAACTAATAATGTACCTTATAACTGCATTATAAATACTTACAATGATTAAAGGGaggcttattgtaaagtgtaaaatatgtctttattcattaatagttaataaacatttataaatacaaactggagccttattgtaaagtgtaaaacatgtctttatttattaatgattaataaacatttataaatacaaactggagccttattgtaaagtgtaaaatatgtctttatttattaatagttaataaacatttataattacaaaagggagccttattgtaaagtataaaacatatcagtgtttattaatgactcttaaacatttttaaatgtaaaatgaaACTTTTTTAGTATGAAACTAGTTAACATTTATTTATAACCAGTAAACTTTTTGAAGACTAGGGGCCTTACTATGAAAAGTATAACAAGCTGCCTTATAACATTAGACAATACTCTATCTTAACAAGTGCAGTTGTTTTGGTTACTCTTAGGACACACAAAACCTTCTAAACAAAAATGACAAGAAAAATCTTTGTTGTGTGGAAACTGAACACATAACTGAACAGATCGTTAAAAAATTACCAGTTTCACACACATCTGTTCTATAGCTAAATATGCTGAAACAGAACAAGTCAGATAACTGAGTAGGCTTTCAGACAGACTTGCCTCTTCGAATTGGAAGCAAAGTACCATCAGCCTTCATGCTTTCTATTTTGTTTTTCACTTCATCATTGCTTTGAATCTCTTCCTCACATCGCTTAGCAAAATGGAGTACCGTCTCTCCACTGGGCTTGTTGGAGATCAGCTCCTGGTAAACAAGAGGAGCTGCGATAGCGAGCTCAGCAACTGATGCCGTGGACACAACTGTGTTTCTGTCAATCCCATGCTTCTGAAAAGCTTTGGACAAGGTCTTCATCTTTGGAAATGTCTTGAGGAGGGACTTGTATCTCTGCACAATCTCACTTGGTGTTCGGACTGAGAatcaaattaaaacaaagaaaactgttaGAAACAAATGCTCATGGCACACAATACAATCTGTTACtataatttacacacacacatgcatatacgtgtgtgtgtgtgtgtgtatgcatttcTAAAAATGCGCATCAGTCCAAACCTTATATTCAAGTTTGGTGTCAAATACAATGTAGTttgaagaaaatgtttaaatggtAATTTTATCTCCAAAGAACATatcttctagcctggcctgccagactagacttctgcacagagagtctggtaactcacaggcagagaggcacatgaggggcgggattagccagctcaaaaatgaccaatcaaaaaaaaaaaaaaggtggaaatgccaactgtaccaTGTGACacagtagtttttttagctgtagtaaaaaatggagcctggtaatggcgcaaacatctttctttagaagaaagatttttagcggttcttgttgtggtttcaaagacatgtccaagtcttttacaacagaggaaagagccgcggtgaactccgcttcagacataATTGTTTATGAGAATttgagcttcactgtgtgtgtgacatacgctgctcagTGATGATTGgtttggttagcattttcaggggggtggggttatttacataggagagttaccagactctttctctgtgcagaattaaacagaggaggactctggcaggccaggctacatatCTTCTGAATATAAGTATTTTGCTCACCACGCTGCCGGAACTTCTTTTCCTCCTTCTTGTATTTCTTGGCTTTTGAATGCTTGTTTTTGAATTTGCGCTTTTGCTTCTTTGGGGgtgaagatgaggatgaggatgaccaCTCAGATGATGCAGATGAAGATGTGGAAGATGAATCCAAGTTTTCAGAAGGATTGTTGAAAAACGTATCATTTAATGGTTCGTCTTTAGGTTGCGCTGCAGAAAAAAATGGatgaatttagaattttttttaacacATATCAGGTAACACAGAGTGAAACAAACATGCAAAGTAGCTGCCAATTTCATTTCATTACACAATGGATGATTTTGTCAGCTTATGTGCTTTGACAGAATGAGAATGATGCACCCTTCTGAGTGAAATAATATACATGTGGCTGGGCAAATCTAATTTTTGTAGACTATAGAATAATAAAACAGTATAATGACTGAGTGTTGTTGTCCAATACAACATTAAATGTCAATAATTGGCAGTAATTACCTATTACCGTGGTGTTTAAAGGAGAAAAAGGGGAAAACTAAGTTGCTGGTACTAAGAGATAAAGTGGCACAACTACAAACCATCTAAATGAACACTTTGATGTCGAAATGTgtattttaaattaattattaaagtatgtaaatgaaaatgtatttattcgtGAGAGCACAGACAACTGTAAGAAaacagataataaacagataataGGTAATGGCATAATACATGCCAATTAATTAATCAATAGGTTTAAACCCAATTAGAACAAGTTATTTTTAAGAGTTAACTGGCATAACACCAAAGAGTAACAATTTTTTTTATCAACACAGTGACAATAAGGGATCTTCATGTATATTTATAAATTATCTGATTTTTATCACAATAATCTAAaattaaacaatgtttatgaaactaGTTTAATGTCATACTTGACAGAGATGATAGCTGACTTCGGAGGAAATCCCTCTCTCCTTCCAGTTCTTCAATTCTCATCTTTTGCCACTCCAGCTTCTCCTTAAGAAAAGCAACTTCCTGTCTCTCCTTATTAAGAAGCACAGTTGCAGTAGGGGCAAGGCCAGAAGAAGTATCTAAAAaagacaaaatttagacacacattAACAACAGTAGCAGAATCTCTAATCTAAACTAGGCAAACTAAatgacagcagaaacaaaaatatctaCTTTAAATGGTAAcaatacaaatgtaaaaaaagTTCTGAGACAAACACCTGTTGTAGAGCAGACACTTCCAGAACAAAATAAATTATTCCTCCATGTTACCACACTGGGGTTATTCATAATgatataaatgtatatacatttactaactattaaaaaatataaaactttgTGAGGTGTCACTTTCGTAATAATTAATAGTACCAGAGATAGCTAGGCACTGTAGCAGCCAAATGGTTCATTGTTAGCATTAAAACATTCCTCACCATCACGTTTCTCTGTTGACAGCGTTGGTTTAGTGTTAACGTTATCCAGTCgctgctttttgtttttctttgaacgCGTGCTGACCGCAGGTGTCGCAGTGGAACAGGAATCTTTCTCTTCAGGTCCATCCATGGCGCTGCCGTAGCTAGCGTCAGTCCGTGTCGGTTTGACTGGTGGATCCACCTCAGCTCCGACGCACACCGATGGGAGGGACTTCCGTATTAAGATTCACTGTGATTGGATGTTTGCACTAAGCTCATCTCTGTATGGCTAATTTTCGTTTTATTCCCTTTGGCGCGACGATGGCTAGTTTTCATATGCAACCTAAAAATCCAGCGGGAAACGCTTCATAACTGAGTCCAATGCACTATAAGAGGTAagcaaattgttttattttttgtatgcAGGGTTGTTCTTTTAATTATAATTCACTTTTAAATATTACTTTAGCTGATGAAGAAAAATCATTTTTAAGAATGAAAATGTTTTGTGTAAATGTAGCATGTTTTGTATTAACTTAACTAAATATTCTTGTTCCTGTTGTGTtagccatttttacatttttctttgaaaATTATCAGCATTTACAAGTTCGCTTGCAGGGAAGAGTAGTCATAAATAATGATAATTAACATATTTATTAAAAACccatttatctttctttttttggtCATTCTTAGTAAGTCAACATAATTATAAATTCAGGTTTTTATTTAGCAAGTGTTACTTCCTGTTGAGCTGTgtattgtaaaaagaaaaaaaaaacaacacaaatagaTTGCAGAGGCAATACAGTTAGTAACTGTATGTGCTGTGTTTTTTAAGTAAGTAAAATAAACTGGAACTAGAAATGTTTATATcttgattttttttgtgtgttgaattttTTGGTCAAATTAATGGTTTTACATTTTTCCTTGACTTTTCAAAGAATGCTTTGAGAATTATACAAAGACTTGATCTGTTGCTATATCAGTGACCTTTTTTTACCTATGACATTCTGAAGATACCAgtatttcaatgtaataatataattaaataaatctataaTTTTTCCTACTAGAATGCCTCTTGGGATGAAGTTGCGCACTCATACAGagggaaaacaaactaaaaagaagACTCTGAGGCTGATTAAATGGCTGCAAAAGAAACACCTTCTAAAGAAGAAGCTGAGATGCCCTGTTTGCCACCATAAGATGAAAATGATATCTGTGGTGAAGAAAGACCAATTTATGTGGTATGAATGCATGATAATGTAGAACATTTAACATCACATTCTGATATTAAAGGCAGGGTACGTAAGTTGGAATTGTTAAAataattttgaccatctgaccttgTTCTATGAGAAAAAGTGtgatctttcatattttatttttctcctaagtccctcccctggcttTACAGCTAAACTAATAATTTCTGCAAGCCTACCACATTGGCCAATAGCACTACATTTCAGATGTTCTCTCACTTGACTCGGCTTTCCCTGCATGTGCACGTTAGGAGGCGTGGCTTTCGGCTCATTCAGGAAGGTCGGGGATAGAGCAACAGCCCTTCAAATTTTAAAAGCAAGACACAGTGCTAACTTTATCTCaatacttatttattttttaatataattttgtgATAATGTTTATAGGTTCATTTATTTACCTCACTTTTTGGTTTGTTCTCAGGTGCTGCAAAAGAGCAAGTCATAGAAAAGTCTCCAGAACAATTAGAACTGGCTCCCTCTTTGAGAAATCAAAATCTTCTCTTTTCAGTTGGATGAAGTTCATCTACAGGTAGCCTGTGTGTATAAATGTCAACAGGAATAGCAGTTAATAATAGGGCCTCAGTGAGTTTTGATTGGTTTTCATTTCTGTCGCAGATTTTCACAAGGGCTCAGGCTCAGGCAGATAGATATGATTGATGATGATGTGGCTGGCAGCTCCAAAACATTAAGTGCCATGGCAAAGCGTATTCGACAAGTCTGCATCAGTGCAATGGAAAGACACGGAGTAAATAAAGGGCACTGTCTTGGTGGTCACAAAGAATTTGTGGTTATGGATGAAAGCTGTCTCCGTCATCAGCGAAAGGTTGTAAACTCTCAGACCCCTTTGTTATTATCAGTCCAGATCTGAACATGTCCCCTAAACATATAAGTTTTAAGTTTTTACCATTACATTTAAGAATCAATATAGTAAAACTGttacaaccaaacaaaaacaatctgTTAATAAACATATTATTATATCAATTACTATGATGATTTGAATCACTTGAGTCAGAATTTAACTAAATTAAAGTTTGTAAAAGTAGTCAATTAATCCATAAAGGAAATGAATGAcagaaaacagcttttttattcaaCATCTTTGTCATGCTGTTAATAAAGTTAAAATACAATTTACTTTAATAACAGCAATACAATTAAAATGTtaagatgcaaactgcatttaagAATATACTTTGTAAATATTCTGTTTAACcttaatctttttttattttcagtatGCACGTGGACGCTTCGGAAATGCTTGGAAAAGAAAGAAATGGGTCTTTGGACTGATGGGAGTGAAAGACAAAAGGCGAAGGCTCGTGTTAAAACTTGTAGAGAAACGAACAAGGCGTCACCTTGTTCCTCTGATCAGACAGCATGTTAAGTCAGGTAGTGCCATTATCAGTGATGAGTGGAGAGCCTACAAGAATGTCTTGACAAACATGGGGTACAAACATTACACAGTAAATCACAGCAGGTGGTTTGTTGATCCTCACTCGGGCAGTCATACACAACATATTGAAAGAGCTTGGATGACAATTAAAGGACATATTCGCAGACTAAGAGGAAATCGTACAGAGATGTTGTTGGAGGAACATCTTAAAGTTCTCGAATGGTCATCTTGGCTTGGTTCAAAACATCCTGATGGACCACTGGGACGCTTATTCAAGGACATATGGAAATCATTCCCAGTTTAACCTGAATCTCTTCTACAACAGTTTTTTTTAGGGAGGGGGTATTTGGTGTTTTTGATGAGTTTGGATGTTAAATGTGCTACACTTACAATACATGACCATTTTTGACAGTAGTTAACATGGTTTGTACAAATATTTTAAGCATTTAGTGTAACTCTGAAGTTTAacaaatttaaacatttaagactaATTTttagtatttataaatgtttattagtcattaataaataaagatatgttttatactttacaataaggctccagtttgtatttataaatgtttattaatcattaataaataaaaacatgttttacactttacaataaggctccagttgtatttacaaatgtttattaatcattaataaa
It contains:
- the LOC107380519 gene encoding coiled-coil domain-containing protein 106, whose translation is MDGPEEKDSCSTATPAVSTRSKKNKKQRLDNVNTKPTLSTEKRDDTSSGLAPTATVLLNKERQEVAFLKEKLEWQKMRIEELEGERDFLRSQLSSLSTQPKDEPLNDTFFNNPSENLDSSSTSSSASSEWSSSSSSSPPKKQKRKFKNKHSKAKKYKKEEKKFRQRVRTPSEIVQRYKSLLKTFPKMKTLSKAFQKHGIDRNTVVSTASVAELAIAAPLVYQELISNKPSGETVLHFAKRCEEEIQSNDEVKNKIESMKADGTLLPIRRGKSV
- the LOC129152263 gene encoding uncharacterized protein isoform X2, whose amino-acid sequence is MHYKRMPLGMKLRTHTEGKQTKKKTLRLIKWLQKKHLLKKKLRCPVCHHKMKMISVVKKDQFMWCCKRASHRKVSRTIRTGSLFEKSKSSLFSWMKFIYRFSQGLRLRQIDMIDDDVAGSSKTLSAMAKRIRQVCISAMERHGYARGRFGNAWKRKKWVFGLMGVKDKRRRLVLKLVEKRTRRHLVPLIRQHVKSGSAIISDEWRAYKNVLTNMGYKHYTVNHSRWFVDPHSGSHTQHIERAWMTIKGHIRRLRGNRTEMLLEEHLKVLEWSSWLGSKHPDGPLGRLFKDIWKSFPV
- the LOC129152263 gene encoding uncharacterized protein isoform X1, with product MHYKRMPLGMKLRTHTEGKQTKKKTLRLIKWLQKKHLLKKKLRCPVCHHKMKMISVVKKDQFMWCCKRASHRKVSRTIRTGSLFEKSKSSLFSWMKFIYRFSQGLRLRQIDMIDDDVAGSSKTLSAMAKRIRQVCISAMERHGVNKGHCLGGHKEFVVMDESCLRHQRKYARGRFGNAWKRKKWVFGLMGVKDKRRRLVLKLVEKRTRRHLVPLIRQHVKSGSAIISDEWRAYKNVLTNMGYKHYTVNHSRWFVDPHSGSHTQHIERAWMTIKGHIRRLRGNRTEMLLEEHLKVLEWSSWLGSKHPDGPLGRLFKDIWKSFPV